The genomic stretch AACAGCGCAAGGATCAGAATCTGGAGCAGAAGAAGGCCGCTCTGGGGCGGCGTCTGGTCAGCATTGCTATAAAGGTTTGACATTGTGCCTCAACCTTTTGGGGTAAAGCGCGTCGATAATAACCCACACCCCGGCAAATGTTACTGCCTGAATCATACCTTCCCACAGCAGGGTATCCATGATGACATGGAGCTTGGCCAGCCTGGCAAGGCTGTACCCCAAAAAGACGTGCAAGCCACCCTGTGCCACTCCGAGCAGACACATGAACAGGATGGACCGTGCCTCGAAAAGCCAGCGCCCCATGGCGTAAAATACCGCCAGCATTCCATACGATGCCACACCATAGCCAAATGGAAGACTCCCCATCCCTTCCTGCAGAAGAATCCACACCAGCATGAGCCAGAGCGCGCCGTATCGATACTCTTTTTGCAGGGCCAGCACGATACCCGGAGCGAGGAAATCCACACCCGGCACGAAGCGCTGCGCCCATACGCCAAGCAGCGTATACCCGGACCACCACCCGATGGAAAGCAGATTACTGTTGGACAACATCGTCATCACCCTCTGTGACTTCGGGAGCCACGGGTTCTTCGATGGGGACGCGCTTGAGCAACAAGATTTCTTCCTGCTCAGCCATATCAACCAACGGCTCAGCCAAGATGGAAAGGAAAAGAGAGATATCCGAACGCTGAACCTTGACCACTCGCGCAACCGGCAGGCCTTTCGGGTAGATGCCGGAAAGACCGGAAGTGACGAGTATCTCGCCGGGTTCTATGTCGGAATTGAGATTGACGAAACGCAGCTCAAGGGGATTGCCATACCCACGACCCGAGAGCATGCCGGGAGAACGGTTGTCCTGTCCCAGAACGGCAATACGGCTATTGGGGTCGCTCAGCAGCAAGACCGTCGATGTCATGGCACCGGTTTCCAGCACGCGCCCGACAACTCCGTCAAGGGCAACCACGGGCATATCCTGCTCCACACCGGATGCAGCACCTGCATCGACTGCGACCGTGGCGAAGATGCCAGCAGGCCCCATTCGATGGGAAATAACGCGTGCGCCAGAGTATTCCCATTCCTGCGGCGGCTGGAATCCGAGCATTTTTTCGATTCGGGCGGCAGATTCAGCCCGCGAGTTGAGGAGCATCGATTGCCGTTTCAGCTCGCTGTTCTCACGTAGCAGGGCGTCGTTCTTCTGTTTGAGGTCGACAAAATAGATGTATCGCTCCCAGAACCCGACAACCTGATCTTTCACCCAGATGCCGGGGCGCAACACGTAGCCGGAGATATCCAGCCCGGTGTAGCTGGAAAGCGCGTCGAGGTGGCCGGTTCGCAGATTCCACGTGTACATGGAAAGATAGACGAAAAGTCCAACGACGATGATGACAGCTATTTTCTTCGGCCCGCTCACATTTGCTTCCTGCCCGCTGAGTTAAAAGACGCACGATTGCGTGGATGCTGCAATCGTGCGCCCCGGAACAACCAGTTTTCCGGCCATGAATGGCCGACTAGTCGGTGGTGATGTCTTTATAGAGATCGATATTGTCCAGCGCCTTACCCGAACCAAGAACGACCGCGGTAAGCGGGTCCTCGACTACGGTAATGGGCAACTGGGTCTCATGCTGCAACAGTTGGTCGAGTCCTTTGAGGAGTGCTCCACCACCGGTCAGTACGATACCTCGATCCACGATGTCGGCAGCCAGTTCGGGCGGCGTCTGCTCAAGGGCGATACGAACACCCTGAACGATGCCCTCGACCTGTTCGCTGATGGCGTCGCGAACCTCTTCCGCAGTGATCGGTCGATTCTGCGGGATACCTGTGACCAGATCGCGACCCTTGACTTCCATCACAGGCTCCTGATCCCCGAGAGGATAGGCGGAACCGATGTGAATCTTGATCTGTTCAGCCGTGGATTCACCGATGAGCATGTTGTACTTGCGTTTGACATGCTGCATGATCGCTTCATCCATCTTGTCGCCGCCTATGCGCACCGAGCGCGCATAAACGATACCCGACAGGGAGATGACAGCGATCTCAGTGGTACCGCCACCGATGTCGACGATCATGTTTGAGGTCGGTTCCGTAATCGGCAGATTGGCACCGATGGCAGCGGCCATGGGCTCCTCAATCAGGTAGACCTCACGTGCACCGGCAGACTGAGCGGATTCTCGCACTGCCCGTTTCTCTACCTGCGTGATGCCGGTAGGAACGCAGATCATGATGCGAGGCCGGACAAGCCTCCGAGAGTTATGAACTTTTGATATAAAGTGACGCAGCATGGCTTCCGTCACCTCGAAGTCGGCGATAACGCCGTCCTTCATGGGACGAATAGCGACGATGTTGCCGGGCGTTCTACCCAGCATCTTCTTTGCTTCGGCACCAACCGCCAATACCGCCTTGCCACCGCGCGAGTCTTTTTTGACCGCGACTACAGATGGCTCGGACAGCATGACTCCCTTGCCTTTGACATAGACCAGCGTATTGGCCGTCCCCAAGTCAATGGCAAGATCGTTCGAAAAAGAGCCGATAATTTTGTTAAGCAGGCTTCCCATTAAACCCCCGTTCCATTCGAAATTCGTTCAGAATCATATGCGAGAAAGGCACTTCCCAACGGCACGGAAGTGCGCTAGCGTACATTTTCAGTTGACGATTGGTACCAAACATAACCGGCTCAGGCAATACGCCAAGGCCGGTTTGAGCATATTTTCTCAACTTTTTCTAAAAACCACATGGTTCGATACTACTCCTTATCAGCATACACACGACAACGGTACGGCAAACGAGTCCAGAAAATTCCGCTCGACGCCGGTTTTTCCTGTCCAAACCGTGACGGCACCCTCTCCAGAACCGGCTGTATTTTCTGCAACCCGCGTGGTTCCGGATCCGGGTTTGCCGACAAGGGTATGTCCTTTGCCGAACAGTGGAAGTTCTGGCGCGACATTCACACGACCAACCATAATCTTGAACTCTTCACCGCCTACCTGCAATCCTACTCCAACACCCACGGCCCCATTGACCAACTGGCCGATGCCGTGGCCCAGCTCAAGGGGCTTCCCGGCCTGACCACCCTCAGCCTGGGTACACGCCCAGACTGCCTTGATGACAAAAAGCTGGACCTGCTTGCAGAACAGAAGGAGAAGCTGGGCCTTGAGGATGTGACGCTGGAACTGGGACTGCAATCAGCCTGCGACAAAACGCTGGCCCACATCAATCGAGGCCACACGGCCCGCGCCTTTGCCGACGCAACCAAGGCGGCGGCACAACGCGGCCTGACGGTGGTGGCCCATGTCATCGCTGGTCTGCCATCCGTGTATGGTCGCGAAGGACGTAATGAGTTACTCGATTCCGTTCGCTTCATCAATCGACTTCCAATAAACGGCATCAAGTTCCACAACCTGTATGTATGCCGCGACACGGGCATCGCCAAAATGTATGAAAACGGACAGTACACGCCCCTGAGTCAGCTCGAATATCTCAGTTTTCTCTCGGACGCGCTCATGCTGCTCAAGCCGACCACCATTGTACACCGGCTCAACGGCAATCCACTGGAAGGCGAGTTGATCGCCCCGGAATGGGCAGCCAACATGCGCGGCCTGCACAACGCGGTACGCAATCATCTCGACGGCGGCGACATCTGGCAGGGCAAGCACAACGGTGCTGAAGACGCCATCCCCGATTGGTTCGACGCAGCCTATTCGGGCGAGGTCCCCTTTTAAGCATGACTGACAGGCAAGAGACACAAATCGAGACAATTGTGGTCGGGGCTGTACCAGATAACTCCTTTGGGTTATCGGTATGGCAATGCGAAAAAGTCGTTTGAGCAAGGACAAGCAGCTTCGTTTAATCGAACATTTTGTGGCTGGCACGACAGCTCGTTGCGCTGCCGATCTGGTTGGTGTGAACGTCAAAACAGCCGCCTATTACTTTCACCGGCTCCGGGAAATCATAGCGGTAGAAGAGTCCTGTGAAGGGATGGATTTTGGCGAATTTGAGGTCGATGAGAGCTACTTCGGTGGCAAGCGAAAGGGCAAAAGAGGACGTGGGGCGGCTGGTAAGGTTCCTGTTTTTGGAATCCTTAAAAGGGGCGGGAAGGTCTATACACAGGTGATTCCTGATGCGAAAGGTAAAACCTTGCTTCCCATTATTCAGGAAAGAATCCAGCCAGACAGTGTGGTTTACTCGGACTGCTGGTATGGCTACAATGTCCTTGATGTGTCAGCGTTCAAACACTTCCGAATCAACCACTCGAAGCTGTTTGCAGATAGCCACAACCACATCAATGGAATCGAGAATTTTTGGAACCAGGCCAAACGCCATATGAGGAAATTCAACGGCATTCCAACCAAGCATTTTTCTCTGTTTTTAAAGGAATGCGAGTGGCGTTTTAATAACAGCAATCCGCGAAGCCAGTTTAAACAACTGAAACAGTGGGTTAGAAGACATATGGGCTAGTTATCTGGTACAGCCCCTTTTAATAATACATCAATCTCAAATTAAATCAATAACTAAACACGTGTTTGACTGTGGACTGACAATAGCAGACTGTTAAGCTCTCCGCTGATAGATGGATTGTGCAGCAGCATGCCACGCCTCAAGATGACACATGGAAATTGGTCTTAACGTTCCGCCCAGCGTTGGGACACCATTTTCGAAACCATGGACAAGGGCTATTTCCTTCCCAAAGCTCTGATGTCGAGTGTATGCATTGGTCGTTACCACGGTGGGAAGGCCTGCCTCAAAGGCAGCGTTCAACCCATTCTCGGAATCTTCGACCGCAAGGCACTCCAAGGGGTTCAACCCAAGCTGCCTCAATGCTTCAATGTATACATCAGGTGCAGGCTTCTTGTTTTCCACCTGATCACCGGCCATAATGACTTCCCAGTGCTCTCGCTGGAGCACTCCAGAATGGAAAAGAGCTTCGACATTGACCAGTGAGGTTGTCGTGGCGATGGCAAGCCGGTTTCCCCTTTGCACGGCTTCCTCGATGAGAGCTTCCACGCCCGGCCTCAGGCCGAGACCACCGTTGCGCACGCTATGGTTATAGAAATCGGTCTTCACGGCGTGGATGTCTTCCGGCGTTTTTGGCATGCTTTCTTCGTCTATTCTGGACAGCTCCATATAATGCCGGATTCGCTCCTTACCGCCTGTGACGTCGAGTAGCTTCAAATACGCCTCATGACTCCAATGCCAGTCAAGACCCGCGTCTTCGAATGACTGATTAAAAGCCTTTCGGTGTAACTCCTCACTATCCACAAGAGTGCCGTCTACATCCCAGATAAGAGCCTCAAGTTTCATAAAACCTCCCCATAAATAAGGAAGGGGCCGTAGCCCCTCCCTTGATCATTATTAACCAAGTTGTTCGCGCCAACCGGGGTAGAACCGGTCTGCGTCTTGCGGGAAGGATTCAAATGCCCGAGCCAGTTCCTTATGCTCCTTGGCATATTCCACGAGATTGACTCCCTGGATCCACGCTTCATGCGACTGTCTCAGCGACAGCGCGCCTGCCGTGGGACCATCGACGTGCCCGAAAGCACCGCCGCCAGAGGTCTGGCAGATATTGGAATGGCCGAGGTTGTCGAAGAAGCCCGGCAGTCTCAGGGCATTCATGCCACCGGAGATCATGGGTGTCGTCGCTTTCATACCGTACCATTTCTGCTTGAAATACGGCCCTTGGGCCTCTTCACGCTCGATCATGTAGGCCATGGCCTTGTCGCTCCTGTCGCCTTCCATCTTACCGAATCCCATGGTGCCGGTGTGGATACCGGATGCACCCTGGAGGCGAGACATCTTGCTCAGCACAAAGGCGGTATAACCGCGTTTGGCCTGGGGAGAGGTGACAGCGCCATGCCCTGCCCTGTGGTAGTGCAGGAACTGATTGGGGAAGTTCCTACGGGCGGTGGTGATGGAGGTCGGGCCTGCCACATATCCATCAACCAGGAAAGCAACCTGGTTTGCATTCTCACCAAACGCTTCGAGGATATACTCACCGCGAGCGATCATCTCCAGC from Pseudodesulfovibrio profundus encodes the following:
- the mreC gene encoding rod shape-determining protein MreC, translating into MSGPKKIAVIIVVGLFVYLSMYTWNLRTGHLDALSSYTGLDISGYVLRPGIWVKDQVVGFWERYIYFVDLKQKNDALLRENSELKRQSMLLNSRAESAARIEKMLGFQPPQEWEYSGARVISHRMGPAGIFATVAVDAGAASGVEQDMPVVALDGVVGRVLETGAMTSTVLLLSDPNSRIAVLGQDNRSPGMLSGRGYGNPLELRFVNLNSDIEPGEILVTSGLSGIYPKGLPVARVVKVQRSDISLFLSILAEPLVDMAEQEEILLLKRVPIEEPVAPEVTEGDDDVVQQ
- a CDS encoding rod shape-determining protein, coding for MGSLLNKIIGSFSNDLAIDLGTANTLVYVKGKGVMLSEPSVVAVKKDSRGGKAVLAVGAEAKKMLGRTPGNIVAIRPMKDGVIADFEVTEAMLRHFISKVHNSRRLVRPRIMICVPTGITQVEKRAVRESAQSAGAREVYLIEEPMAAAIGANLPITEPTSNMIVDIGGGTTEIAVISLSGIVYARSVRIGGDKMDEAIMQHVKRKYNMLIGESTAEQIKIHIGSAYPLGDQEPVMEVKGRDLVTGIPQNRPITAEEVRDAISEQVEGIVQGVRIALEQTPPELAADIVDRGIVLTGGGALLKGLDQLLQHETQLPITVVEDPLTAVVLGSGKALDNIDLYKDITTD
- a CDS encoding TIGR01212 family radical SAM protein (This family includes YhcC from E. coli K-12, an uncharacterized radical SAM protein.), whose product is MVRYYSLSAYTRQRYGKRVQKIPLDAGFSCPNRDGTLSRTGCIFCNPRGSGSGFADKGMSFAEQWKFWRDIHTTNHNLELFTAYLQSYSNTHGPIDQLADAVAQLKGLPGLTTLSLGTRPDCLDDKKLDLLAEQKEKLGLEDVTLELGLQSACDKTLAHINRGHTARAFADATKAAAQRGLTVVAHVIAGLPSVYGREGRNELLDSVRFINRLPINGIKFHNLYVCRDTGIAKMYENGQYTPLSQLEYLSFLSDALMLLKPTTIVHRLNGNPLEGELIAPEWAANMRGLHNAVRNHLDGGDIWQGKHNGAEDAIPDWFDAAYSGEVPF
- a CDS encoding IS1595 family transposase; amino-acid sequence: MRKSRLSKDKQLRLIEHFVAGTTARCAADLVGVNVKTAAYYFHRLREIIAVEESCEGMDFGEFEVDESYFGGKRKGKRGRGAAGKVPVFGILKRGGKVYTQVIPDAKGKTLLPIIQERIQPDSVVYSDCWYGYNVLDVSAFKHFRINHSKLFADSHNHINGIENFWNQAKRHMRKFNGIPTKHFSLFLKECEWRFNNSNPRSQFKQLKQWVRRHMG
- a CDS encoding HAD-IA family hydrolase, translated to MKLEALIWDVDGTLVDSEELHRKAFNQSFEDAGLDWHWSHEAYLKLLDVTGGKERIRHYMELSRIDEESMPKTPEDIHAVKTDFYNHSVRNGGLGLRPGVEALIEEAVQRGNRLAIATTTSLVNVEALFHSGVLQREHWEVIMAGDQVENKKPAPDVYIEALRQLGLNPLECLAVEDSENGLNAAFEAGLPTVVTTNAYTRHQSFGKEIALVHGFENGVPTLGGTLRPISMCHLEAWHAAAQSIYQRRA